Genomic window (Leucoraja erinacea ecotype New England chromosome 22, Leri_hhj_1, whole genome shotgun sequence):
AAACCAACTGGTGATGAGGCTTGAGTTGCTGGAAGAGGAGCCAGAGGAAGTGATGACctatctttttctctcttctccgATATGCCTTTTGAAGTTAGTACACAAAAACTGGTTTCAGTATGTGCAGGTTGTGCTTAATCAAACACATAGCAGTTGTGGCTATTTCCTTCACAACCAGAAATTGAGAGTGCCCTACTGTGCATATGGTAAAGTGCAATCTGTTCAACAATTACCTGATCGATGTCTATTacactcttccacagaaggtagcaACCTTTTGTGTTGAATCTGATAGAGTTGCAGTTCTCTTTGATTTTCAAAAGAAGGAATAAATTACTCTTAGAGGATTTGGCCAGGAGAAATGTCTTGTGCGTCTGAAATGTTAATATGCACAAATAGTGGTCCTGTGTGTAGGTGAGAGACATAATTTGTACCAATTGGACATTTTCATACAGAAGAGTTTGTAATACGGGGGACGTTGGCTTTGACAGGTTGTGTTGAATCGAAGTGCACCATTAACCTCTGATTTCTGCTGGCCTTTATGATAGCCAAGCCCCGGCAACACTCTTCTCCCATCATTTGTGGTTGTGGCAATTAAAGGGATGCTCCTCCAGTGTGGTGTTGCAGTTGCAAGAAACGTTCTCCAGCACTGTAGATCTAGGGAGTATGCAGTGACAGTCATTGTTGGGTAGATACCAATGTGTGtaaggtttgtactcgctagaatttagaagattgagggggggatcttatagaaacttacaaaattcttaaggggttggacaggctagatgcaggaagattgttcccgatgttggggaagtccagaaccaggggtcctagtttaaggataagggggaaatcttttaggaccgagatgaggaaaacttttttcacacagagagtggtgaatctctggaattctctgccgcagaaggtagttgaggccagttcattggctatatttaagagggagttggatgtggcccttgtggctaaagggatcagggggtatggagagaaggcaggaacaggataccgagttggatgatcagccatgatcatatttgatggcggtgcaggctcgaagggccgaatgccctattcctgcacctattttctatgtttctatgtaagatgtgAGTGTTGTAcatcagtattggagtaaagtgTATGAGTTAAGTTGTGTTTGAGTTGTATTGAACTGAAGTATCAACCGTTTCTCTGTCCACTTGTGCTGCCAGAACCACTGAGTAAATGtaactttatttttaatttcatgcGTTCTTTAATGTTATTGTTATGGTTCTCTTCTTAATAGACCTGCTCACGATATCAGCCTGGAGGAGTTTGACGATGAGGATTTGTCTGAGATTACTGATGATTGTGGAATTGGGCTGAATTATGACTCTGACCCCTATGAGAAGGTAAGGGCCCTGTACTCATCAGCAACATTCTAAAGACACTTTCCAATTTCAAATGCCAAATTACACTTGCGGTTGATTAAATTTTCTCCACACAAGGGTAGGAACCAGTTAACACTGCACTGGTTGGTGCTGTTCAAAAGATTTTCTATATAACTAGCTGAGTAGATAAATGTAAGTTACAAAAGCTAGAGATTGCCAAATGCATAGGGCGGGCACACTGATATCAAAATGTTGCTTTGGGTATAATGAATGTTTGATGGTGAAACATTGTATGAAATAGTGGATATTTTAAGAACCTTTTTACCAGTGAGAACAATTCTCAGAATCGCTGTACATGGCAGGCAGCaacttaaaagtttaaaatgacctTGCTTGTATTTTCAATGGAAATATTAATACAGGCATTGGATTCAGTTATAAGTGCTGGCATTTGGCATCAAATCAATCAGAGAAACAGAATGAAACTGAAATACTCCTAAACTTGCAATGTTGCAGATGTACCAGGTGCTCTTGGAGATTTGATTTGAGCTGCTTTCTAAAGGTTAATTCTGTTTTCCTTTTTACATTATTTGGAcatgaatggaaaaaaaatcttaGTTTTTAGTCAACATTACAAGATTGTGGCAAGGGGAATTAAATGACACAATTCTCAACCTTCTATACATCTCTAACACTCTCCCACTGCCTTAATGGTTTTGTTTGAAGTCTGCTGAACTGGGAAATTATTGGCACTGTGTTAGaaagatagccttttattgtcattcagaccgaagtctgaacgaaattgcagcagtcatacatataataccatacaataaaacaacattaaacacacattaacatccaccacagtgagtccacccagcatctcctcactgtgatggaggcaaaagtcttaggtcgcagtctcttccctcctcttctccctctgcgctggggtgtTAAGATATAGGTTAAGATAAACTAGAACCAGAAAGGAAATAATCATCAGTGTCTGAAAACCTGTGCACCCATCAGGAATGCCTGGATCAATGTTGAATGTGGGAGGGTGTATGGCAAAATAGAAATGGGTTGTTCCTCTGACCAGTTCCCAGCAAATCATCAAATATCTCCATAAACTGATCCATTTCATCAGCACTTGCTCCATGGCCTTCAATGCATTAACTTCATGCTTTTAATTATTGTGAGCgaatctgcctccagcacccaCTCAGAAagtgtgttccagattccaactgGTTCCTGGGGAAAATGTTTCTCCCCCAGATCCTCTCTAAGACTCATGTTCTTTACCTAAACCTATGCGCTCTAGTTTTAGATACCTCTGTTATTAGGAAGGAATTCCTGCTATCTACCCTATTAATGCTCCTCATAATGTTGGTCATTTCTATCAGGCTCCCCATCTGCCTCCTTCGCACCAGGGAGAAATTCTAGTCTATCccgtctctcctcataactgaaacatCCAGTCATAATCCCAGGAATCTCTTTTACACTCTCTTCATTGCAATCACATTATTCCTACAGTGTGTTGATTAGAATTGTGCACAGTACTCCAGCTGTGTGTACTCAACACTCCGGTCACTAAACATTTCTCCATCAAATAAAAAATCCCCACATTTTTTACAGTGCGGTTCAGATATAAAAATCCTTCCGCACTACCCTATCAAACACAACCAGCTCAGATAAATCATAGGTTCTTTATAGCTTTAACCCACCCCTCCCTATACTGAGACATCATGTGCTTCCTCTGTTGTCAGATTAAGGCTGCCACTAATCATTTTTCAGAATCCTTTTTGGTCAGCAGCCACAAATCATTTGGTGAAGCCAATGGAACTAAATTTCAGAAGTGGAGTATAAAGGACCAATATGTATTTCTTCCTTGATGTCTCATCCAAGTGACGTACAGTACAACACTTTTCACTGGGGGCATTGAGCTGGATCAAGTACTGGTCCTTCTCCCAAAAATACCCGGTCTTAAAACTATATAATTTCTTGAAATGCTGTTGATTACACTTATCCAGGAGAATTTCTGCTTCATAAAACATTGATGTATCAATAGCTCAGTGCAAAATGACATAGCCCCCAGTTCAATTCCCAGTATTAGTATTCCTTTCCCAGATGGCAGAGTCCCTGTGCCTGTTCCCAATTAACAGTAATCCAGTCACCTGAGTTGTCCAGTCTCCTGTTGCATTCGCATTCTCAGTGACCCTGCTCCCTGTTCCATTGCCCAGTTGATGGTGGCCTAGCACCAAACAGAAATTCCCAGCCATCAATGGTACAGGTTCATTGTGACAGTGATCCAGGCTGCAATCCCAGatagctggtacacaaaaatgctggagaaactcagcgggtgcagcagcatctatggagtgaaggaaatgggcgacgtttcgggtcgaaacccttcttcagacttgatcagctgaagaagggtttcagcccgaaacgtcgcccatttccttcgctccatagatgctgctgcacccgctgagtttctccagcatttttgtgtaccttcgatcttccagcatctgcagttccttcttgaacacatcccaGATAGCTGATTGGCCTTAAGCTATTGCGAGTCAGAAACATATCATTTTACCAGGGTAATCGCCAAAGGAAACTATTTGTCACAGTAATTTCAGAACAGCTATAATTTGCATCAATTACATGAATTACAAGCTCATTTTTCTGTCAAATATTGCCCTACCAGTCTGCTTGAAATATATGCAGCAGTACAGTGCAAAAGCAACAGTGAAATGGACATCGGTGCAAATGCAGAAAGTTTTTACTGCTTAACTAAACATGATTACCAATTTTAACAGCACATGTTGTCATTGATATGGTAAATTGATAAAGTGGTATTACTTTTCACAGCCATTAGATATATCTTAGTACTTCATTGAGCCACATGTCCGAGAAGGATTAGGAGCTGTGCACTGGGTCTGTCAGCAGTTTTTGAGAAATGTGAATCATCCACTTGAGCACTATCTTTGTGTCACACCGACTGGGCTGAACAGCAGTCTCTCTCTCGCCTCCTTTGTACATGacgaaaataaattaaattagaaTTAAACATGTGGCAAAGTAGAATCCTCACCACTGACGGAAACTGTCCTGTCTGGTTCAGTGTTTGGTCGGGGCTGATAAAGCTGTCAACAGCCTATCTCTGTGGCTCTCACTCTCAGCCTCTTCACTCACCCCCACTCTCAGCATGCCCATTACCCAGGCAATAAGCAGATTGACTGAATTATTCATGGCCTGCACGGCTCATTAGTGAAACAagagcagtccccccccccccccccccccctggagctGGAGCTCTGGGCTGAGAATATTGAGTTTCGTCAGCAGTGCTGATTCAGCTCATTGATTTATTCAGGGTCatcaaaaaacaaaatcaaagattCCAAGCATTTTCTTCTTGTTTAAAGGGACTGGATTCTTTGAATCTGTCAAGCAAAGATTTTAATCCACCACAATAATCCCACAGATCTGAGGGTTCCAGGTGATTTAaagaccccccctccccatgcttctctctcacagagccaAGGTGGGTCTGCACTCAGGAAGATGAGGTCGGGGAATGCAagattagtttaagaaggaactgcagatgctggaaaatcgaaggtacacaaaaatgctggagaatctcagcgggtgcagcagcatctatggagcgaaggaaataggcaacgtttcgggccgaaacccttcttcagactgatggagggtggcggggagaagaaaggaaaaagggagggggaggagcccgagggctggggaaggggaggagacatcggATCCCGAGTAGGATCGGATGCTGATGCAATAGATATTATTTTATATCAATATAAAGTCTTGGGTATGTTCAAGTAAGGAAAATAAATTTTGAAGGAATCCACTAAGGTTTTAAGAGGTCTAAAATAATTGAACAGGGCATGCACGATGAGAGAGAAAAGTAGCAAATGATCCAAGAGAGGGAAGTTATCATAGGTTTAGCAGGAGATCATGTGAAATGACAGCCAGTAGGAAGGAGTtgcagtgaaacatagaaattaggtgcaggagtaggctattcggcccttagagcctgcaccgccattcaatatgatcatggctgatcatccaactcagtatcccgtacctgccttctctccataccctctgatccccttagccacagtaTCGATTATAGGAGAGGCTGGGAGGTAGAAGGAAGAAGGTAGAAGGAAGAATTCATAATGTAAGGGTAAAATTAATGTAACCAGATTGTGAAGAAGTTGTTCATCTTGATGGCCTTGGTCTGATCATTAAAATTACTCCTAATTTGTAACCCATCCCTGAGAATTTAAGTGACATTGATGTGTTATGCcatctcatttcatttccattgatgCATCTGGCTAAATACCCATCATCTGTTTGGTGGGAGGCTGTTCTGTGTAGAAATATTTCCACACCATCACAGCTTCACCAGGAAACCTATGGGCTCCAATCATCAACCCATTGCCTTTGCTTCAGAAAATTGATTTCCATTAACCAGCAGTAAAATGTTTTTTGCTGCATCAGGAGATTGTAGATTAGCTTAAAGTAGCAGTCGCTTGTCAAAGATCCCATCAACGCATTTGGCAATCTGCCTATGTGGTGCATTCCTTGTGGCTGTTTCTTCTCCAGTCTCCGTTTCACTGTCCTAGTCTGCACTCTGCACCAACTCATCTGCAGCATTGCTGCATCCCTTCCTTTACTAAATCACATTATTTGACCTTCTCAGCCAAGCCATCTCCAAAAATAGCGTGGTTACAATGTTTAGATTCCCCTATAACCATTTCCAACCCACTTTCTGCTTGAAAAATCTTTCGGAATTTTTGTCTCAATATGCTTTCTCCAACATATTACAACCATATCCTTATTAGAATGAAAGTAATTTCAAGCATAGAAGAGCATTTGCCCTATCATGTTCAGGGAAGCCAAAAAGGGGCATTCTGTCATAGTCTGTAACATTGTGGGTTAGATGACATCAATTATTTTCCTGGTACATGAAACGTTCTTTGGGtttctgcatccactgctctttcAGACAGTTGATTTCGGCCTTTGACATTTGTCTGGTAAATAGGTTTTGCTCCGCTCCTCTCCTTCGACGTCACTTACATCTGTTCACTGAGTATTGGCCACTGGTAACAAAGCCTGTCAATTATTTTCTCCCTTTAGGACCTCTCACAATTTTTTGCATGTGAttaatctcccctcagcctcttttGTTCCAACTCATTTTCCTCACAGCTAAATTACCTCAcctcttcgtaaatcttctccaagCCATATCAAATGCATGTTTCCAATGCCCCATTTTACAAATGCCACTGTCCCTACACTGGTTTCTCATGTACTAGTTCCTATATTCCTCTTTGTTGTTGCCTGAAGCATTCTCTGCTGTGTCTTGTCTAGGACTGCTTGATGTTCGATGTGAAGGGTGCGCCACAGGCCGTCACAGAGATCTGCTCCTTCCAGGATGATCTACAAGAATTTGAAATGATTGATGACACTGACGACATGGAAGAACGAGAGTTGCTGCCCTCGCCCACTGCCAGCACTGCCCATCAGACCCGACCTACCACCTTAAACCTtgccacacccctctcccactcacAGGTTGGTGAGAAACCAAACAGCTTCtaggaaaaaaaatgataattaTGATAGGTGATCATCGACGACAAACCAGCGCCGTGCGATATTGGGAATCGCCCACAGAGATTTAAAAATCTGATTGATGAGGGCTACACTGAATGTCGATACTGATACTGTGTTATGGAAACAAAGAGAGCTTTGAGATCTCTCTCTGTGAAGTTTGCTCAATTGAGTTGAGGttctaaaattaaattaaaatcaccTCCAGCCAGGGATGTCACCAAACTACCAAAAATGCTCGATCATTGTTTAGTGAACACCACTCTTcactcttccacccccccccccaccccaccaccacccccccccccccccccccccccgatagtccttgctttctccccctccttcccctccccatcccagcactcccacaagcctactgtctccgcctcttcctctcttccccccccccccccccccccactccatagatgctgcctcatccgctaagtttctccagcactgtcgtCTACCCGTGTCTATCTCTagtctttgtccaacaatctgcttaTCAGGGAAACCCCCTCACCGGAGGTTATCTGTCCCTGACCGTGATTTGTCCGGCcccttcttccagctttctatcaGCTTCCCccgtgcaatcagtctgaagaaggttcccgacccgaaacgttacctatccatgctctccagagatgctgtctgaaccactaatttactccagcattttgtgtctatcttgtaagAATAGCTAGAGAGATGTGAAGTTTTTGGCATTTGTCAGAATTGTTCCTTTTATTTCCAGGATTCTCTCAATAACAATACCAGTTTCTCTCCAAGGAAAGCTAGCTGGCAGGAAACACTGCTCCATTCCTCTAGTGGTGAGTACCAATCTATTTATGAAGTCTTTCCCACATGATGGTTATAGATGGTGTTTTAGAGAGAGGGATCTACCCATTGTATTTTTGTAATGGCTGAGCTTCACTTGGAATACAATTAAACTTTGTCTTCCAATTGaatgtactgaatgtggatgatcagccatgatcacagtgaatggcggtgctggctcgaaggaccaaatggcttactcctgcacctattgtctattgtttattatctcAAACTAATAGCCTAGTACTATTCATAGAGCACTGGTATAAGCTCCTACACTGCTATTCGACAGAGCCCCATTCCACCAATATCAATATTTTCACATATATCTGGAATGAGTTTGAGTTCTTTTCAGGACTGAAGGCATAAATGAAGGATTTGGCATTGGACAGATCGCTGGAAGACTACAAATGCTAGATATGTGTAATAAAATAAATCTGACAGTTACAGGTTGGTCAgacgaatggcagtgctgggtaAATGTTTTAACATACTTGTCTAGAATAAAACAAGAATAGAAAAGAACACAGTatgtcacagtggtgcagttgttaGAGCTGCTGACTTACGGCACCagtgactcgggttcaatcctgacttcgggtgctttgtctgtgtggagtttccacattctcctggtgactgcatgagtttcctccaggtgctccagtttcccctcgtatcctaaagatgtgtggatttgtaggttaaatggcctctattTCCTGATTACGTTCTCTTTGTAGTTTCCTCATGCCTCCGTTCCCCACGTCACTGACCTGACCAATTTTATTTCCAATAGCACAATCCCACACTGCCTCCCATCTGATCTAGAAGGAAGCCTGAGCAGGTTGTAAAATATGTTCCCTTCCATTGCAGTTGCACTAATGTTATAGCAATTTATAATTTGATAATTAAAGCCACTCATCATTAAGGTGTGTGGTTCCAGCAATTTACACAAATTGCAATCAGACTCCAATTACATGGTTTTGAGTAACACTTAAGTTTATGTACTTGATATATTGCAACCAATGTTTCATCTCACGCAGCACAGTTTCATATTTAAGTGATACACTGGTATCTTGTTTTATAGAGCTCGTGATGCATTCCCAAGAATGAGAACACTATCAGACTTGGCAATAAAATGGCCTATTACAGCATTATATCTCCCCGTATAGATTTGGCTCAATAGTAGGAAGCCACCCTTTGTGTTGTTGCATGCTACTGTGCCGGGCACACACCCTTGCCTTCCTCTGGCACTCACAGGGCAAAGAATTACATGGAGTTTCTCAGGAACATTTACCCAACCTCCTTTCGCACCACCCCTCATCTCTTGTTATTAGAATGTATCTTCATCTTTCCACCTCTCTTCAGTGTGTTTGAGTGATTGAGTCAGGAGATTGTGAATTCAAGCTCAACTCCAGAGACTTTAGTTCACATGGGTTGATGTTTCTGTGCAATATTGAAGGGTAAATATTTCACATTTAGTAAACTTGGTGCCCTGACTAACTTCACTAATGTTAACGAACATCACTAATGCAGATAATCTGCTCATTTATCTCGCTGTTATTTGGAACAACTTGTTCTGCAGACACTGACTGATGCACTTGATGTAGCACAATAGTGACTGCATTTCAAAAATCACttgaacataaacatagaaacatagaaaataggtgcaggagtaggccatacggcccttcgagcctgcaccaccattcaatatgatcatggctgatcatccaacagtatcccatccctgccttctctccatatcccctgatccctttagccacaagggcaacataaAGCATTTTGGGACCTGAAGTGATCCAAAATGAAATATCCTTTCTTTCATTGAAGGACTTTATTTGTCATTACAGGTCATTTAACTCCTCCACATCAATGTATCCAAGACAGTATCCATCCTGCTGGTTGGTGTCTGACCTCCCTTAACACTGGGACACATGCCAATGGATCACCAGTAAAACACATGGAAACTGCAACAACACAGTCACCTTTGAAACCACTACTATACGATTTTGAAGGAAATCGACGGGATACTCTGGAATACGGTAACAGCAAGGCTGCCCAACTCATAGAGGATCATAATAAGAATGTTATATTGCCATCATTGCCATATCCGTCATTGCATGCAAACAAAGAACTCGCTAAACACTGTCTCTCTCCGACAGGGTCTTTTGGTTTTCATAGAAAGTCACCAAGCCCCTTCACGGAGATGGAACCAGGTCATGATGGCAATGTGCATCCAACTAATGCAGCAGACAATATAACATTAGCAAGTTCAGACACAGAGCCGGAACAGGACCTGACTAACAACAGTTCCATGGGACATTTTAGTCCTGATATTAGATGCAACGAAACGTACACTCTAGCCTCGGAACTGGGGATCAACATTGAGTTAGAAACTGATCACCACTTTGCTGCCACAAGCAAATGCCTATCATCTTCCAACCTCAGCAACGGTTCCTGTACTCCTGTGTCTGATGCAGAATTGGAACAAGAATTTGGGGTTGAGCTTGCAAGTAGACCAAACAGACCACATTCAGAGCAAACAACTTCTGTGACAAATCTTCTTGAAGGAATCGTTTTGAAATCTACTCCCACCACTGCAATGAGTTCTTCTGCTCCCAACATGATCTCAGAGTTGAACCCTGACCACATGACACCAGTGACTACTTACAACCATGCACAACTATCTGGTTCCAGTAGTGACACAGCTTCTCCTTCCTCTGATCTGGGCATTGTGGCAGATCTCACCTCGAAAAGTAGCAAAAAGTTCATACAATCATACCAAAGCGAGGATGTTGGTTCCTCAGGTTCAGACTCAGAACTGGAGGAGCTGGAAGACAGACTAACCTGCAACAATAGTGCTGCATGCAACATGATTTCTTCCATCTCTGAAACAGAGTTAGATCTTACCAGTGAAAGCAGCAGTGGAAGGTCATCACACTTAACCAACTCGATTGAGGAAGCAAGCTCTCCCAACTCTGATCCTGAGATTGATTGGGAGGGAGAAATCTGTACAGCAAGTGTAAAAGATCGATTGTACTCAATAAAGATGGCAAACAGTGCCAATGTCAATTCTTTGAAACCAGTTGTCGAATGGAACCTTGAGAGTGGATATGCAGTGAGATTTCACAGTGCAGTGGATCAAAACACTTCAGATATTTCCACAGAAATGACAGAGTCGGATCAAATAACTGACCACATTACAGATGTCATTGATGTGTCTCTGGAAAATGCCGATGAGGCTAAAGAACAGGTTATTTCACCAAAAGATTCGAAGTTCAGACCAGTAGGTCAGAATGAAGAGAGTGCCAGGCCAACGTATCTAGATATTGTTCCCAATCAAGGACTATCTCGAGTTCCAACCCATAAGTCACTAATGCTTGAGAATGAGGAAGAAAACAGCAATGATGAACTGAGTAATGATTCTGAGTCTTCATGTTCTGATCATGATTCAGATCCTGATCTCAGTGAAAGTTCTGACTCTCCTTGGCTTCTCAGTAACATGGTCAACACAATGATTTCGCAAGGCTCGCATACTGTCAAAGACGAGTACTGGCTGCAGACTAATTCATTCAGTGAGACTACTTCCTCATGCTCTGATATTGAGATTGAACCAGTCAATAATAGTGAGTTATTGCCCACTTCAGGCAATCAAGTCAACTCGGGTGGAGAAGCTTCGGAAGGAACTGATGTCAAATTGGTCATAATGAATAGAAACAATGATTTTGGTGACTCTATGTGTTCAGAAGATGAAGAAAAAGAGAATGAAGTCGATGAACTAGAGTTAGAGCCAATGCCTGTTAATAGACCACCTGCACCCTACATGGCTTTGAGTAGTCCACCCCATAACAAAGCCTCAGCAGGAGATAATTGTGGGGTGATACTCACTCCAACAAGCATAGACTCCTGTGAAATGCAAGCAGAGCTCGATATTGACTTGAAGAACTGTTGTACAAATGAATATGACCACACAGGAATCACACAGGCTACAGCTCCAAGCCCCACATTAAGTTTCAAATATGAGGAATCAGTTGATTCCCTTCACGGGATGAGACCATATGAGGATGACAAAGCTCCAAGTTTCAGAGAAGAGCCAGAAGTTGCATTTATTCCAGAAGATGGGTTGATTGAACTCAGTAAATCTTCAAGACCATCAGCCTGGGAGGTGCAGGTGGCATCAAATCCAGTTAACAATGAAACTGACTCCACCAGTAAATGCTCAAGTCCATTTTCTCTGTATAATGCAACTCCCAAAATACCCATATCATTTAGTGACCCGTCAAATGGACCTTTCAGCCTGAGGGAACTCTCTGCATTACATAGGACGGGCAGCACACATTTGGACCAATCACTGGCCTACGActccatcaagtatactctggtGGTAGATGAAAACACTACTTTGGATCTAGTCAGTTTGAAACGCTGCACATCTATTTTGAGCGATGATAGTGAGGTCTCAACGCTGTGTGACAACTGTGAGCTGGAGATGGACAATGAGTTTGGAGACTGCATGCAGAGACAGGATGTCGAGAATTCATCGGAGGATTCATCACCAGAAGCCGATACACAGTTTTCTAAAAAATTCCTCAATGTTTTTGTCAACAGCACATCTCGATCTTCCAGTAAGCTGTTCTGTTTTATTGCAAGTTTCAGTATGTACAATATTACAGATCCATTATGGATCATATACCAATAAGTGTTCCCACATTGACAACCCATGTTACAAGTTAGCAAAGTTTGCTGAATATGCCTTCCTTCAAACTATTTTTCTCCTCTGTTTAATGTAAATGCAGAGGATTCTATTGCTGGAAAAGGGTTTAATAGAAATAATACTGACATACTATTTCAGCTTCAATGATCTATTGAGGCAGAGAGACTGCAGAACTCATGGTACAATCCGCTTGTAACTGGGCTAACTGTGGACGATCGTAACCCAAGCAGGAATGAAGGCCTATTATGTAGTTAATTTCCTTGCTGCAGAATCATTTAACAATAATTTTGACAGAAGGTTGAAAATCATGCATGGTTTTGACAGGATAAATGAGGAACTGTTTCCAGTGGCAGTAGAGTCTAAATGAAGAAGGTGTAGTGGCACCAtacgtggtgaataaaggtgagacgtcaggccggttcaaagagtaatttattcagtggtgacacgttaggtggtgcgctaactataatacaatgttgctgtagctgagcgaggttgttatctcgggctcagctacctgtcgacttCTCAAGGTCTCGCGGTGAGAGACCTTTAGTATCAGGAcaccatgacgtcacgtgcccgccctcgtatctcctgacgagggttcgagcatgagtggcctGTGTTTAGGCTGACGCCACAAAGGCACAGATTTAAAAAGGCTTGGGTATGtataggactgaggtgagggtaTTGATGAGGAGGTGGATGTTGCATTGCAGTGTTTGGGGTTTGGGTACAAGAATGAAAGACAGCTATATTGATAGGAGTGGGAGTTGTTTAAAAGGATGTATTtctgcaaggcaaggcaagtttatttgtatagcaccattcgtgcaaacagcaattcaaggtgctttacaggaaagaaaaaataaaatagtcaataattaaaaattgcaaaacaagcaatacgacaaatgtatgaataataaaacaacgtcaatgaaacaataaaacaa
Coding sequences:
- the mapk8ip2 gene encoding C-Jun-amino-terminal kinase-interacting protein 2 isoform X1 — its product is MADPTEMFSLSTFHSLSPPGCRPAHDISLEEFDDEDLSEITDDCGIGLNYDSDPYEKDCLMFDVKGAPQAVTEICSFQDDLQEFEMIDDTDDMEERELLPSPTASTAHQTRPTTLNLATPLSHSQDSLNNNTSFSPRKASWQETLLHSSSGHLTPPHQCIQDSIHPAGWCLTSLNTGTHANGSPVKHMETATTQSPLKPLLYDFEGNRRDTLEYGNSKAAQLIEDHNKNVILPSLPYPSLHANKELAKHCLSPTGSFGFHRKSPSPFTEMEPGHDGNVHPTNAADNITLASSDTEPEQDLTNNSSMGHFSPDIRCNETYTLASELGINIELETDHHFAATSKCLSSSNLSNGSCTPVSDAELEQEFGVELASRPNRPHSEQTTSVTNLLEGIVLKSTPTTAMSSSAPNMISELNPDHMTPVTTYNHAQLSGSSSDTASPSSDLGIVADLTSKSSKKFIQSYQSEDVGSSGSDSELEELEDRLTCNNSAACNMISSISETELDLTSESSSGRSSHLTNSIEEASSPNSDPEIDWEGEICTASVKDRLYSIKMANSANVNSLKPVVEWNLESGYAVRFHSAVDQNTSDISTEMTESDQITDHITDVIDVSLENADEAKEQVISPKDSKFRPVGQNEESARPTYLDIVPNQGLSRVPTHKSLMLENEEENSNDELSNDSESSCSDHDSDPDLSESSDSPWLLSNMVNTMISQGSHTVKDEYWLQTNSFSETTSSCSDIEIEPVNNSELLPTSGNQVNSGGEASEGTDVKLVIMNRNNDFGDSMCSEDEEKENEVDELELEPMPVNRPPAPYMALSSPPHNKASAGDNCGVILTPTSIDSCEMQAELDIDLKNCCTNEYDHTGITQATAPSPTLSFKYEESVDSLHGMRPYEDDKAPSFREEPEVAFIPEDGLIELSKSSRPSAWEVQVASNPVNNETDSTSKCSSPFSLYNATPKIPISFSDPSNGPFSLRELSALHRTGSTHLDQSLAYDSIKYTLVVDENTTLDLVSLKRCTSILSDDSEVSTLCDNCELEMDNEFGDCMQRQDVENSSEDSSPEADTQFSKKFLNVFVNSTSRSSSTESFGLYSCTINGEERDQTHRAVFRFIPRHQDELELDVDDPLYVEEEEDDYWYRGYNMRTGERGIFPAYYAHEVVNQAKDFLGIKKSSIWMEKFNVQFLGSVEVPYHQGNDILCAAMQKIATTRKLTVHLRPPASCDLEVSIQGVKLTMSMNEYGLEDKSERCSHFFQMKNISFCGCHPKNSCYFGFITKHPVVNRFACHVFVSEETMRRVAECIGQAFQEYYQEHLEYACPTEDIYLE